One Yoonia sp. BS5-3 genomic window carries:
- the deoC gene encoding deoxyribose-phosphate aldolase: MQTTTTSPITTATQLPQVHLPRNTGTALDLDWVMAVQANTSAIERRAKTLPGRRSVKKDYQAAWLCKAISLIDLTTLSGDDSEGRVRRLCAKARQPVRADILDALGMTGLTTGAVCVYHDMVETAVAALDGTGIPVAAVSTGFPAGLSPFHLRIAEIGESVKAGAEEIDIVISRRHVLTGNWQALYDEMKEMRAACGDAHVKAILATGELGTLRNVARASLVCMMAGADFIKTSTGKEPINATLPVTLTMIRAIRDYEARTGIKVGYKPAGGISKAKDALVYLAMIKDELGDRWLQPDLFRFGASSLLGDIERQLEHHISGAYSASWRHAIG; encoded by the coding sequence TTGCAAACCACGACAACGTCCCCAATCACAACGGCAACGCAATTGCCGCAGGTGCATTTGCCGCGCAATACAGGCACAGCGCTGGATCTTGATTGGGTGATGGCAGTGCAGGCGAATACATCCGCAATTGAACGGCGGGCCAAAACCCTGCCCGGGCGGCGCAGCGTGAAAAAGGATTATCAGGCGGCGTGGCTGTGCAAAGCGATCAGCCTGATCGATCTGACAACGCTATCGGGCGATGACAGCGAAGGCCGTGTGCGGCGGCTCTGCGCCAAAGCGCGCCAACCTGTGCGGGCCGATATTCTGGACGCTCTTGGCATGACCGGGCTGACCACCGGCGCGGTTTGCGTCTATCACGACATGGTGGAAACCGCCGTTGCCGCGCTTGACGGAACGGGCATACCCGTCGCCGCCGTCTCGACAGGCTTTCCCGCAGGCCTATCCCCTTTTCATCTGCGCATCGCCGAGATCGGCGAAAGCGTCAAAGCCGGCGCCGAAGAGATCGACATCGTCATCAGCCGCCGCCACGTGCTGACGGGCAATTGGCAGGCGCTTTATGATGAGATGAAGGAAATGCGCGCCGCCTGCGGTGATGCGCATGTCAAAGCGATCCTGGCCACGGGTGAGCTGGGCACGCTGCGCAACGTCGCGCGCGCCTCGCTGGTCTGCATGATGGCCGGGGCTGATTTCATCAAAACCTCCACTGGCAAGGAACCCATCAACGCCACCCTGCCCGTCACCCTGACAATGATCCGGGCGATCCGGGATTATGAGGCGCGGACAGGGATCAAGGTCGGCTACAAACCCGCAGGCGGCATCAGCAAAGCCAAAGACGCGCTGGTCTATCTTGCGATGATCAAAGACGAACTCGGTGACCGCTGGCTGCAACCCGACCTCTTCCGCTTCGGGGCCTCCAGCCTCTTGGGCGACATCGAACGCCAACTCGAACACCATATCAGCGGCGCCTATTCGGCTAGCTGGCGGCATGCGATTGGATAA
- a CDS encoding aldehyde dehydrogenase family protein: MTIKEIFDTMDYGPAPESAAEALQWIADRDGNAGHYIGGKWGPIRDDFPTNNPATGDKLAGVTKGTAEEIETAVAAARKAQPAWAKSGHKRARVLYAIARLMQKHARLLAVMESLDNGKPIRESRDIDVPLAIRHFYHHAGFAQLMDSELPEREPLGVCGQIIPWNFPLLMLAWKIAPALAMGNTVVLKPAEYTPMTAMIFAEICAQAGVPPGVVNIVTGDGDTGAALVNADVDKIAFTGSTEVGRKIREATAGSGKALSLELGGKSPYIVFEDADIDSAVEGLVDAIWFNQGQVCCAGSRLLVQEGIAEAFYAKLKSRMDGLRIGDPLDKCIDIGAIVDPAQLDQISKMVSANTEGETYQTKAPEGCFYPPTLITGLSPASTLMQEEIFGPVLAATTFRTPAEAVQIANNTRYGLAASVWSENINLALDIAPKLAAGIVWINGTNMMDAAAGFGGVRESGFGREGGWEGLAGYTRAKGTTKALKPIAPYTTKDGTPADPLDRTAKLYIGGKQARPDGGYSKPVYSPKGKLLGDVSVANRKDLRNAVEAMNGAKSWAKTTGHLRAQILYYIAENLSARSEELAKRIKDMTGKSGQDEVDYCIGTLFTFAAWADKYDGQAHGVPIRGVALAMKEPVGNMTVFCDDGWPLLGMISPMAAAMAMGNRITLVASEPFPLMIAEMYQLLETSDVPGGVVNILTGDHSELAPHAAAHMDIDAVWSFSGADISAVIEKGSAGNLKRTWVNYGKQIEPSATDMLAAATEVKNIWIPYGE; this comes from the coding sequence ATGACCATCAAAGAAATCTTCGACACCATGGATTACGGCCCCGCCCCCGAAAGCGCCGCAGAGGCGCTGCAATGGATCGCCGATCGCGACGGCAATGCCGGGCATTACATCGGCGGCAAATGGGGACCCATCCGCGATGATTTCCCCACGAACAACCCGGCCACGGGCGACAAGCTGGCAGGCGTCACCAAGGGCACGGCCGAGGAAATCGAAACCGCCGTCGCTGCCGCCCGCAAAGCCCAACCCGCATGGGCCAAGTCAGGCCACAAACGCGCCCGCGTCCTCTATGCCATCGCCCGGTTGATGCAAAAACATGCCCGCCTGCTGGCTGTCATGGAAAGCCTCGACAATGGCAAACCGATCCGCGAGAGCCGCGACATTGATGTGCCTCTTGCGATCCGGCACTTCTACCATCACGCAGGCTTTGCCCAACTGATGGACAGCGAACTGCCCGAACGCGAGCCGCTTGGCGTTTGCGGGCAGATCATTCCGTGGAACTTCCCGCTTTTGATGCTGGCCTGGAAAATTGCGCCCGCACTCGCGATGGGCAACACAGTCGTCCTGAAACCCGCCGAATACACGCCCATGACCGCGATGATATTCGCTGAAATCTGCGCGCAGGCAGGCGTCCCCCCCGGCGTCGTCAACATCGTCACGGGCGATGGGGATACAGGCGCGGCTCTCGTCAACGCGGACGTGGACAAAATCGCCTTCACCGGCTCCACCGAAGTCGGGCGCAAAATCCGCGAAGCCACCGCAGGCTCCGGCAAAGCGCTCTCGCTCGAACTGGGCGGCAAAAGCCCCTACATCGTGTTTGAGGATGCGGATATCGACAGCGCCGTCGAAGGCCTCGTCGACGCCATCTGGTTCAATCAGGGGCAGGTCTGCTGCGCAGGCTCGCGGCTTTTGGTGCAGGAAGGCATCGCCGAGGCATTCTACGCCAAACTGAAATCCCGCATGGACGGGCTGCGCATCGGCGACCCGCTCGATAAATGTATCGACATCGGCGCCATCGTAGACCCGGCGCAGCTGGACCAGATCAGTAAAATGGTCAGCGCCAACACCGAAGGCGAGACCTACCAAACCAAAGCGCCCGAGGGCTGCTTCTACCCGCCCACGCTGATCACCGGCCTGTCGCCCGCATCGACGCTGATGCAAGAGGAAATCTTCGGGCCCGTGCTGGCCGCAACCACCTTCCGCACGCCTGCAGAAGCGGTGCAAATCGCCAATAACACGCGCTACGGGCTGGCGGCTTCCGTCTGGTCCGAAAACATCAACCTCGCCCTTGATATTGCACCTAAACTGGCCGCCGGGATTGTCTGGATCAATGGCACCAACATGATGGACGCGGCCGCTGGCTTCGGCGGGGTGCGCGAAAGCGGGTTTGGACGCGAAGGCGGCTGGGAAGGGCTGGCTGGCTATACACGCGCGAAAGGAACGACCAAAGCGCTGAAACCCATCGCGCCCTACACGACCAAAGATGGCACACCCGCCGACCCGCTCGACCGGACAGCGAAACTCTATATCGGCGGCAAACAAGCGCGGCCCGATGGGGGCTATTCCAAACCGGTCTACAGCCCCAAAGGCAAGCTGCTTGGAGATGTCTCTGTGGCGAACCGCAAAGACCTGCGCAACGCGGTTGAGGCGATGAACGGGGCCAAATCCTGGGCCAAAACCACTGGCCACCTGCGCGCACAGATCCTCTATTATATTGCCGAGAACCTATCGGCCCGCAGCGAGGAACTGGCCAAACGGATCAAGGACATGACTGGCAAATCCGGCCAGGATGAGGTGGATTACTGCATCGGGACCCTGTTCACCTTCGCCGCCTGGGCCGACAAATATGACGGGCAGGCCCATGGGGTGCCAATCCGGGGCGTGGCGCTTGCCATGAAGGAACCGGTCGGCAACATGACCGTCTTCTGCGACGACGGCTGGCCGCTTTTGGGGATGATCTCACCGATGGCGGCGGCGATGGCCATGGGAAACCGGATCACCTTGGTGGCATCCGAGCCATTCCCGCTCATGATTGCCGAAATGTATCAGCTCCTGGAAACGTCTGACGTGCCCGGCGGAGTGGTGAACATCCTGACAGGTGATCACAGCGAACTGGCGCCACATGCCGCCGCACATATGGATATCGACGCGGTCTGGTCATTCTCGGGCGCCGATATCTCAGCCGTTATCGAAAAGGGCAGCGCGGGCAACCTGAAGCGAACCTGGGTGAACTACGGCAAACAGATCGAACCGTCAGCGACAGATATGCTTGCCGCGGCCACCGAGGTCAAAAACATCTGGATCCCCTACGGCGAATAA
- a CDS encoding DUF1523 family protein, producing the protein MRQIKITFRVLSFLLAGLLLHYVLPQHDIVQVNQAEPRRTDFGSFNRYFYAQADGGASEMENRDVFYIFTEKRRTFLLGFVPRDSTETMVYRNEDTGWIWPPYFKFDSSNLHGQATAQARKDADDEGGNWAVITHYGWRIPFLSIFPNAIAIDPVDGPDARIIPWFNIFFFISLAAAMVFIRSMWRQFRERSIDPLLDSAGDRVDEVQAGVAERRGRLNRWLDTWRSKENKRQPPE; encoded by the coding sequence ATGCGTCAGATAAAAATCACTTTTCGTGTCCTGTCCTTTTTGTTGGCGGGTTTGCTGCTGCATTATGTTTTGCCTCAGCATGATATCGTCCAGGTCAATCAGGCCGAGCCCCGCCGCACCGATTTTGGATCCTTCAACCGCTATTTCTATGCGCAGGCCGATGGCGGTGCGTCGGAAATGGAAAACCGAGATGTGTTTTATATCTTTACCGAAAAGCGCCGTACCTTTTTGCTGGGGTTTGTCCCGCGTGACAGCACCGAAACCATGGTCTACCGCAACGAGGATACCGGATGGATCTGGCCCCCCTATTTCAAGTTTGACAGCTCAAACCTGCATGGACAGGCCACTGCGCAGGCCCGCAAAGACGCCGATGATGAGGGTGGAAACTGGGCTGTGATCACCCATTATGGCTGGCGCATTCCGTTTCTGTCGATCTTCCCAAATGCAATTGCCATTGATCCGGTGGACGGGCCTGATGCGCGGATCATTCCATGGTTTAACATCTTCTTCTTTATTTCTCTGGCCGCCGCGATGGTGTTCATCCGTTCAATGTGGCGCCAGTTCCGCGAACGTAGCATTGATCCGCTTTTGGACAGCGCCGGTGACCGCGTCGATGAGGTGCAGGCCGGTGTCGCCGAACGCCGAGGCCGTTTGAACCGTTGGCTGGATACATGGCGCTCAAAAGAGAATAAGCGCCAGCCGCCAGAATGA
- a CDS encoding DUF6638 family protein → MHRLIEKGLMFGNLVRVDSSVLVERYNRALTHLTGKKTGLDVFHIDISGYSPEIGDELDDPLYLNHHGVNRQFILLSTDQMHAPLLNAKFSTSRGILRQFIEENRSELFALTAFDVVAGELVNSVYLADTPARLFDIRQIKVEADTTNETIATAAKLGTLIDRFKTEPDAWHDDVLIAQMIGMAKRTGDVMRNPVNVRQMSFLQENYWTDHFGGMYIFRGVAHPAAIVARDKAEIGTLPIDHVFDFRDRTAIAKFLEMNDLVESIVDARGVDATAILQQKMDFIVMSVAATMDEDLTGARRHDLRRLGRQYAQLLPAEWQGLAELVRWAENHGPWPKITSEHPCYFYTLRAKNHADADLVNMLLAELTPLDIRQLFICHKEVFYRAYATWPDEKKTYVADFLEREYQVDKAGTRAALFGHEAGMEEMPVPRQPDLITRVGPWGAVRPRGR, encoded by the coding sequence ATGCATCGTTTGATCGAAAAGGGTCTGATGTTTGGCAACCTCGTGCGGGTGGATTCTTCGGTATTGGTGGAGCGTTATAATCGTGCGCTTACGCATCTTACGGGCAAGAAAACCGGATTAGATGTGTTCCATATTGATATTTCAGGCTACAGCCCCGAGATTGGGGATGAGTTGGATGACCCGCTGTATCTGAACCATCACGGGGTCAACCGTCAGTTCATCTTGCTGAGCACCGACCAGATGCATGCCCCGCTTTTGAATGCGAAGTTTTCGACCTCGCGCGGTATTTTGCGTCAATTCATTGAAGAGAACCGGTCCGAGCTTTTTGCTCTGACGGCCTTTGATGTTGTTGCGGGCGAATTGGTTAATTCGGTCTATCTGGCCGATACGCCCGCCCGTTTGTTTGATATCCGGCAAATCAAGGTCGAGGCCGACACCACAAATGAGACCATCGCGACGGCCGCAAAACTGGGCACGCTGATTGACCGCTTCAAGACAGAGCCGGATGCTTGGCATGATGATGTGCTGATCGCCCAGATGATTGGAATGGCCAAGCGCACCGGTGATGTGATGCGCAATCCGGTCAATGTGCGGCAGATGAGCTTTCTGCAGGAAAACTATTGGACCGATCATTTTGGCGGCATGTATATTTTTCGCGGGGTCGCGCATCCGGCTGCGATCGTGGCCAGGGACAAGGCTGAGATTGGCACGCTGCCCATTGATCACGTCTTTGATTTCCGCGATCGGACGGCCATCGCCAAGTTTCTTGAGATGAATGACTTGGTGGAATCCATCGTAGACGCGCGTGGCGTCGATGCCACGGCGATCCTGCAACAAAAGATGGATTTCATCGTTATGTCCGTTGCGGCCACGATGGACGAGGATTTGACAGGGGCCCGCCGCCATGACCTGCGCCGTTTGGGCCGCCAATATGCGCAGCTTTTGCCTGCTGAATGGCAGGGGCTGGCCGAGCTGGTCCGCTGGGCCGAGAACCATGGCCCTTGGCCCAAGATCACATCAGAACATCCGTGTTACTTTTATACATTGCGGGCCAAGAACCATGCCGATGCTGATTTGGTGAATATGCTGCTGGCCGAATTGACGCCGCTGGATATCCGCCAATTGTTCATCTGCCACAAAGAGGTGTTTTATCGCGCCTATGCCACCTGGCCTGACGAAAAGAAGACCTATGTGGCCGATTTTCTTGAACGTGAATATCAGGTTGATAAGGCGGGCACCCGGGCGGCCCTTTTCGGCCATGAGGCGGGGATGGAAGAAATGCCCGTGCCCCGTCAACCAGATCTGATCACCCGCGTCGGCCCTTGGGGCGCGGTGCGACCACGGGGGCGCTGA
- a CDS encoding ATP-binding protein produces the protein MSQSSDQMELREEDIRAHYVAAAEMLMQLDHSPRLAKARLSLEQPEKSPDVAATRRRFRSTTPGLLTRTAAPSDGVRLLDRIAESDDDDPLTSPAQASVAHALRRALSIALTVADAFSDQTPLTELKRINLEGRLPQERSAEFSEYLAAESLVALYTFANAASFQLASQATETSVEVGAVDEVLTDNAPLALHGAIWELDQKLGQFAKDEASLIATMLAYCEQLMSKVSLRASTAGRLESFNQVSWRVEEDDFVVQGFTPALKAKGSALTMTFKKPNEVVGNHIAKYQAMKLSKMLMAYDFDRKLNPFAELGGFIFTFMGDGKPGTGKTTLIQMMAGLVNDYCQIAGYPFRYQNLSTDNIDSYQGKSGQNAKAFINNVLDPHVIGFGTIDDIDQLAGKRGDRQSSAGQLEITAVLMESFAGANTVVRGNCTFGMFSNYPENVDDALRQRAGARFLVDGPQTREDYIDILYLLMGKNHDIPVGAHEVFSAQEIKKAVAASFDAHAKPHEEGLMKVFDRVQGEVGDLDTIAKLGTYLKGIQEADERFTGRAIKNITDAVKVRAMDFELPDEWMEEPELFLFKDYETKKGMISELRQPITVQMVIQEINRYADSEFRYADKSDEVAIENMVRDFGRQEIAKKRYLESKG, from the coding sequence ATGAGCCAATCAAGTGATCAGATGGAATTGCGCGAAGAAGATATTCGCGCGCATTATGTGGCTGCTGCTGAGATGCTCATGCAGCTTGATCACAGCCCGCGCTTGGCCAAGGCCCGGCTGTCTTTGGAACAGCCCGAGAAATCCCCTGATGTTGCAGCCACCCGCCGTAGGTTCCGTTCGACCACCCCCGGATTGCTGACCCGTACAGCGGCCCCGTCAGATGGCGTACGTCTGCTGGACCGCATCGCCGAAAGCGACGATGATGATCCGCTCACATCGCCTGCCCAGGCCTCGGTCGCGCATGCGTTGCGCCGTGCTTTGTCGATTGCTTTGACCGTGGCCGATGCTTTTTCTGATCAGACCCCGTTGACCGAACTTAAGCGTATCAATCTTGAAGGTCGTTTGCCGCAGGAACGTAGCGCGGAATTCTCCGAATATCTGGCCGCTGAATCGCTTGTTGCCCTTTACACTTTTGCCAATGCCGCCTCTTTCCAATTGGCATCCCAAGCCACCGAAACAAGCGTCGAAGTGGGCGCCGTGGATGAGGTGCTGACGGATAACGCTCCGCTAGCCTTGCATGGTGCGATTTGGGAGCTTGACCAGAAGCTCGGCCAATTTGCCAAGGATGAAGCCAGTTTGATCGCCACGATGCTTGCCTATTGCGAGCAGTTGATGAGCAAAGTGTCTTTGCGCGCCTCAACCGCGGGTCGTTTGGAGAGCTTTAATCAGGTATCGTGGCGTGTCGAAGAGGATGATTTTGTTGTCCAGGGCTTTACCCCGGCTTTGAAGGCCAAGGGCAGCGCCCTGACCATGACCTTCAAAAAACCAAATGAGGTCGTCGGCAACCATATCGCTAAATATCAGGCGATGAAGCTGTCCAAGATGCTGATGGCCTATGATTTTGACCGCAAGCTGAACCCCTTTGCCGAACTGGGCGGTTTTATCTTTACCTTCATGGGTGACGGCAAGCCGGGCACCGGTAAGACGACCCTGATCCAGATGATGGCAGGCCTGGTCAATGATTATTGCCAGATCGCGGGCTACCCGTTTCGCTATCAGAACCTGAGCACCGACAATATCGACAGTTATCAGGGTAAATCGGGCCAGAACGCCAAGGCCTTTATCAACAATGTCCTTGATCCTCATGTGATCGGCTTTGGCACCATCGATGACATCGATCAGCTGGCGGGTAAGCGGGGGGATCGTCAATCCTCCGCCGGGCAGCTTGAGATTACCGCCGTGCTGATGGAAAGCTTTGCGGGCGCCAATACGGTTGTCCGGGGTAACTGTACCTTTGGGATGTTTTCCAACTACCCCGAAAATGTCGATGACGCCCTGCGCCAGCGGGCCGGTGCCCGTTTTCTGGTGGATGGTCCCCAGACCCGAGAGGATTATATCGACATCCTGTATCTGCTTATGGGCAAGAACCACGATATCCCCGTGGGTGCCCATGAGGTGTTCAGCGCGCAAGAGATCAAAAAGGCGGTCGCCGCGAGTTTTGATGCCCATGCCAAACCCCATGAAGAGGGGCTGATGAAGGTCTTTGACCGTGTACAGGGCGAGGTCGGTGATCTGGATACGATTGCGAAGCTGGGCACCTATCTGAAGGGGATTCAGGAGGCGGATGAACGCTTTACCGGGCGGGCCATCAAGAACATCACGGATGCGGTCAAGGTCCGCGCCATGGATTTTGAGTTGCCCGATGAATGGATGGAAGAGCCTGAATTGTTCCTGTTCAAGGATTACGAGACCAAGAAAGGCATGATTTCCGAACTGCGCCAACCGATCACGGTTCAGATGGTGATCCAGGAAATCAACCGCTATGCGGATAGTGAATTCCGTTATGCGGATAAGTCTGACGAAGTCGCAATTGAAAATATGGTCCGTGACTTTGGCCGCCAGGAGATTGCCAAGAAACGGTATTTGGAGAGCAAAGGGTGA
- a CDS encoding L,D-transpeptidase yields the protein MTGLTRRSFGAMILASSAAACAPRADIPSRDDYLEGYGPLPDSGYSLPGIPTEYLQGVNRRMTGFYNGEQGPNTLDIDPFAKFLYHIRADGTTTRYPVGVGRQGRSITGSATIRLKRKWPGWTPTQNMLRTEPEVYGPFAAGLPGGLRSPLGSRALYLYRGSRDTFYRIHGTNDLESIGNSGSAGCIRMFNQDIIHLYDQIEVPMQVHIRDRAESLRVDPENYERGIELPPKIIDPEELLGPEAEALDRPPVLDEA from the coding sequence ATGACTGGACTAACACGGCGTAGCTTTGGTGCGATGATTTTGGCAAGCTCTGCTGCCGCATGTGCCCCGCGCGCCGACATCCCATCCCGCGATGACTATCTTGAAGGCTATGGCCCGCTGCCTGATTCAGGCTACTCGCTGCCCGGTATTCCGACCGAGTATCTGCAAGGTGTGAACCGCCGGATGACCGGTTTTTACAATGGGGAACAGGGGCCGAATACGCTTGATATCGATCCATTTGCCAAATTTCTTTATCATATCCGCGCCGATGGAACGACGACGCGCTATCCTGTGGGCGTTGGCCGGCAGGGTCGGTCGATCACGGGCTCGGCCACTATCCGGCTGAAACGCAAATGGCCCGGTTGGACCCCGACGCAAAATATGCTGCGTACCGAGCCCGAGGTTTACGGCCCCTTCGCCGCCGGTTTGCCGGGCGGGCTGCGCAGCCCGCTTGGGTCGCGCGCCTTGTATCTTTACCGCGGCAGCCGCGATACCTTCTACCGCATCCATGGCACCAATGATCTGGAATCCATCGGAAACTCCGGCTCGGCGGGCTGTATCCGCATGTTCAATCAGGACATCATCCATCTGTATGATCAGATTGAGGTGCCGATGCAGGTTCACATCCGTGACCGTGCGGAATCCTTGCGCGTCGATCCTGAAAACTATGAACGGGGCATCGAATTGCCACCCAAGATCATCGACCCAGAAGAGCTGCTAGGCCCCGAGGCTGAGGCGCTTGATCGCCCGCCGGTTTTGGACGAAGCATAA
- a CDS encoding carboxymuconolactone decarboxylase family protein encodes MTFPSHDLETAPEASKPLLENSQKAFGRLPGLHKVLAESPQAFEGYQLLHKLFTETDFDADELTVVWQSINVEHACHYCVPAHTGIAKMMKVSDEITEALRNETPLPSPKLEALRTFTVQMVRERGYVSEAQMQAFFDAGYGHRAVLDVILGLAQKTMSNYINHVAETPVDEVFHPLKWTRSDTPLEV; translated from the coding sequence ATGACCTTCCCATCCCACGATCTTGAAACTGCGCCTGAAGCCTCAAAGCCGCTTTTGGAAAACTCGCAAAAGGCCTTTGGTCGTCTGCCCGGCCTGCACAAGGTTCTGGCCGAAAGCCCCCAGGCATTTGAAGGTTATCAGCTGCTACACAAGCTGTTCACCGAAACCGATTTTGACGCCGATGAGCTGACTGTCGTATGGCAGTCGATCAATGTTGAGCATGCCTGCCATTACTGTGTGCCTGCCCACACCGGCATCGCTAAGATGATGAAGGTCTCGGACGAGATCACCGAGGCGCTGCGCAATGAAACACCGTTGCCATCACCCAAGCTGGAAGCCTTGCGCACATTCACCGTGCAGATGGTGCGCGAGCGCGGTTATGTGTCCGAAGCGCAGATGCAAGCCTTCTTTGATGCCGGTTATGGCCACCGTGCTGTGCTTGATGTGATCCTTGGCCTGGCCCAAAAGACCATGTCCAACTACATCAACCACGTGGCCGAGACACCAGTGGACGAAGTGTTCCACCCGCTGAAGTGGACACGCAGCGATACCCCATTGGAAGTCTGA
- a CDS encoding TetR/AcrR family transcriptional regulator, protein MPRRPNYDREDLIARARDLFWQRGWAGTSLKDLEHALQMKPGSFYAAFGSKDALFALALEKYAGDGLGRLNALHREHGPCAALQRFPAMVIANGTAPAKACMLSKTFLELHAHQHPLAEKANQHLRQMEKRFAELFAAAQQSGEIDNTRDPKMLARRYQSDLLGLRVSAERDADAAQTIAAEIAQSITGRQPEQSNI, encoded by the coding sequence GTGCCCCGCAGACCGAACTATGACCGCGAAGACCTGATTGCGCGTGCGCGCGATCTGTTCTGGCAACGTGGATGGGCGGGCACATCACTGAAAGATCTTGAACACGCTTTGCAAATGAAGCCGGGCAGCTTCTATGCAGCCTTCGGATCAAAGGATGCGCTGTTTGCGCTCGCCTTGGAAAAATATGCTGGCGACGGTTTGGGGCGCTTGAACGCTCTTCACCGCGAACACGGGCCTTGCGCGGCGTTGCAACGGTTTCCGGCCATGGTCATCGCAAATGGCACCGCCCCGGCCAAAGCCTGCATGCTGTCCAAGACCTTTCTGGAACTGCACGCCCATCAACACCCCTTGGCTGAGAAAGCAAATCAGCATCTCAGGCAAATGGAAAAACGGTTTGCCGAGCTGTTTGCGGCCGCCCAGCAGTCCGGCGAGATCGACAATACGCGCGATCCCAAGATGCTGGCGCGGCGCTATCAGTCAGACCTGCTTGGCCTGCGTGTCTCGGCAGAACGGGATGCGGATGCGGCCCAAACCATCGCCGCTGAGATCGCGCAATCGATCACAGGGCGTCAGCCCGAACAATCCAACATCTAA
- a CDS encoding aminopeptidase P family protein: MAAFPQSYQFQDGPSQLAFPPEEYTARLTGLRQIMYDHDLAVVILTTAQNIAYYTGLICRPFGRAYALVVTQHDCTTIAPAGEAGRPSRQAHGDVQSYPDWERNSFHRALRSVAGIGRVVGYEADQMPVAQAQAMRHHLHPTGLIDISADTARQRAVLSDAERSLIRAGAAVADHAVAAMRAAIKPGVREIDVTMAGAATMASKFAETFPHAADERGALHCQSGPHTDAVCHPATPRALEKGDLLTLVAHPLIHGYGAPLARTCSLGQLAHQTHWELQSAARDHALSLIAPGQSCAEIARQMAAFYAERDALQYCTMAFGQALGAMTHVQGGATVLDLRPDNETLLMPGMGLSLGPILSVPADQPGGGGYREVDVVFVTDDGAETVAETPVGPADNVISV; this comes from the coding sequence ATGGCTGCTTTTCCTCAGAGTTATCAATTCCAAGACGGCCCAAGCCAGCTAGCGTTTCCCCCCGAGGAATACACCGCCCGGCTGACCGGTCTCCGCCAGATCATGTATGACCATGATCTGGCCGTTGTCATCCTGACCACGGCGCAGAATATCGCATATTACACTGGTCTGATTTGTCGTCCTTTTGGCCGTGCTTATGCGTTGGTTGTCACCCAACATGACTGCACCACGATCGCCCCCGCTGGCGAGGCGGGCCGCCCGTCCCGGCAAGCCCATGGTGATGTGCAAAGCTACCCCGATTGGGAGCGGAACAGTTTTCACCGCGCCCTGCGTTCGGTTGCGGGGATTGGCCGTGTGGTTGGCTATGAAGCTGACCAGATGCCCGTGGCCCAGGCTCAGGCGATGCGCCATCATTTGCATCCCACAGGGCTTATCGACATCTCGGCCGATACGGCCCGCCAGCGCGCTGTTCTGTCAGATGCCGAACGTTCCTTGATCCGCGCTGGCGCAGCTGTTGCCGATCATGCCGTTGCTGCCATGCGCGCGGCGATCAAGCCGGGGGTCCGGGAAATTGATGTCACCATGGCTGGGGCCGCGACCATGGCATCCAAGTTCGCCGAGACATTTCCACATGCCGCCGATGAACGGGGCGCGCTGCATTGCCAATCGGGCCCGCATACGGATGCGGTGTGCCACCCCGCAACCCCCCGGGCGCTTGAGAAGGGTGATCTTCTGACCCTTGTCGCGCACCCGCTGATCCATGGGTATGGCGCGCCGCTCGCGCGGACCTGTTCGCTTGGCCAGCTTGCGCATCAGACCCATTGGGAGCTGCAAAGCGCCGCCCGTGATCATGCCCTGTCTTTGATCGCGCCCGGACAAAGCTGCGCCGAAATCGCCCGCCAGATGGCCGCCTTTTATGCCGAGCGGGATGCGCTGCAATATTGCACCATGGCCTTTGGTCAGGCTTTGGGCGCTATGACACATGTACAGGGCGGGGCCACCGTCTTGGATTTGCGCCCTGATAATGAGACCTTGCTGATGCCCGGTATGGGGCTTTCGCTTGGCCCAATCCTGTCTGTACCTGCCGATCAGCCCGGTGGCGGTGGCTACCGCGAGGTAGACGTGGTTTTTGTAACCGATGACGGGGCCGAAACGGTTGCCGAAACGCCGGTTGGTCCGGCGGACAATGTGATTTCAGTTTAG
- a CDS encoding VOC family protein codes for MAGPFSPTGIDHVVFLVDGMARALRFYQDVLGCVPGYSYPAMGIEQVWAYWFCIRDPFENKLEIKGPAEYPDGR; via the coding sequence ATGGCTGGCCCGTTTAGCCCTACCGGCATCGATCATGTTGTCTTTCTGGTCGATGGCATGGCCCGCGCCCTGCGCTTTTATCAAGACGTTCTGGGCTGCGTGCCCGGCTACTCCTACCCCGCCATGGGGATAGAGCAGGTCTGGGCTTATTGGTTTTGTATCCGCGATCCCTTTGAAAATAAGCTTGAGATCAAAGGCCCCGCTGAATATCCCGATGGCCGTTGA